A genome region from Urocitellus parryii isolate mUroPar1 chromosome X, mUroPar1.hap1, whole genome shotgun sequence includes the following:
- the LOC113200920 gene encoding TLR adapter interacting with SLC15A4 on the lysosome-like: MLGEAFLIELPYKEQKYTKFCKPVTCKKTSNDEKETWKNKLLYIEDNSLSSLKSENQEKIMKESLNEQSNDTNKIKSVDELSAVKCKNTPLPGTVSIALTIPKREQHDERQVDLYRSWSCTSICQNYPDLQIGGDHVGNMYDSGCFVEHTHDDVSNGPLLLSVDIPLGHSPIIEPLEKTPTSKLLNGDEIREKSMLFHKQPLSNSMLNSYMEKKVDELYKQFLEENLTRCRSITNLIASNLLMNNINQISLQISQEQNIEASKAREALLHSLTLCNLRNISHGNSSEFSTPNLQISNQTSRELVSHL, from the coding sequence atgCTTGGAGAAGCCTTCCTAATTGAACTCCCttacaaagaacagaaatatacaaaattttgCAAACCAGTAACATGTAAGAAGACGtcaaatgatgaaaaagaaacttggaaaaataaacttttatatatagAAGACAATTCACTTTCCTCCCTTAAGagtgaaaatcaagaaaaaattatgaaagaaagtttaaatgaacaaagtaatgatacaaataaaataaaatctgtggaTGAGCTATCTGCggtaaaatgcaaaaatacacCTCTTCCAGGAACTGTGTCCATTGCATTGACCATTCCAAAGAGAGAACAACATGATGAAAGACAAGTGGATTTATATCGATCCTGGTCATGTACCAGTATTTGCCAGAATTATCCTGATCTACAGATTGGAGGTGATCATGTGGGGAACATGTATGATTCAGGCTGCTTTGTTGAACACACACACGATGATGTTTCTAATGGTCCCCTTTTACTTTCAGTAGATATACCATTGGGCCATTCTCCTATCATTGAGCCTCTGGAGAAAACACCCACCTCAAAGTTATTGAATGGAGATGAAATTCGAGAAAAAAGTATGCTGTTTCATAAGCAGCCTCTCTCCAATTCTATGCTTAATAGCTATATGGAAAAAAAGGTCGATGAACTCTATAAAcaatttttggaagaaaatctCACCAGGTGTCGCTCCATAACCAATCTTATAGCTTCCAATCTGCTAATGAACAATATAAATCAGATTAGTCTTCAAATTTCCCAAGAGCAGAACATAGAGGCATCAAAAGCTCGGGAAGCTCTTCTGCACTCTTTAACACTATGTAATCTTCGTAACATTTCCCATGGAAACAGTTCTGAATTTAGCACTCCTAACTTACAAATATCAAACCAGACAAGCAGGGAACTTGTATCACATTTATAG